AGAGGTCGGAGACGGCCTTGATCGATTCGATGACGCCGAAGGCGGTTTCGGCCTCGAGTTCGTCGCCCTCGTCGGGGAGTTCGACGAAGACGACGTCGCCCAGTTCGTCCTGTGCGAAGTCGGAGATACCGACGCGAACGCCGTCGTCGGTCTCGAGCGCCCACTCGTGCGATTCCATGTACCGTCGGTCGTCGGGGATGTCGAAGCTCATTATACTGTGTCGATGAAGGGGGTGGTTTCAACTCTTGCCTTTTTGGACTGGCCGCGGACGACGACCCGCAGGGTGGTCCCCGGGTCGGCGTACTCGACGGGGACGTAGCCGAGGCCGATCGGCGCCTCGAGGGTCGGACTCATCGTCCCGCTCGTGACCTCGCCGATCACCCGGCCGTCGGGGTTCGTGACGTCGTAGCCGTGGCGGGGAACGCCGCGGTCGATCAGTTTGAACCCGACGAGTTTCTCCTCGACGCCCTCCTCCTTTACGGCCTCGAGGGCGTCCCGGCCGACGAACTCCGTGTCGAGTTTGACGGTGAAGCCGATGCCGGCCTCGTAGGGGGTTCGCGGGTTTGACTCGAGGTCGAAATCCTGGCCGGCGAGCAGGTAGCCCGCCTCGATACGCAGGGTGTCACGGGCGCCGAGCCCGCAGGGCTGACAGTCGAACGCCGACCAGACGGTTTCGGCGTCACCCCACGGAACGATGAACTCGTAGCCGTCCTCGCCCGTATAACCGGTGCGGGCGGTCCAGCACTCGACGCCGTCGACGGTGGCGTACCGCGCCTCGAACCGGCCGAGGTCGCCGATCGGTTCGTCGACCGCGTCGGCGACGAGGTCGCGAGCGTTCGGCCCCTGGACGGCGAACATCGCGTACTCGTCGGTCTGATTGTCGACGGTCGCCTCGAGATCCCACTCGTTGCGGTGGCTGATCCAGCGTTCGTGCATCGCCTCGTCGTTGCCGGCGTTGGGAACGAACAGGTACGCCGGCCCGTCGTTGTCGTCCGGCAGCCGGTAGATCATCGTGTCGTCGATGATCACGCCGTCGGCGTCGGTGATCGCGGCGTACTGGGAGTCGCCGACGTCGAGCGCGCTGACGTCGTTCGAGGTCAGGCGCTGGAGCAGCGCCTCGGCGTCGGGTCCGCTGACGGAGATCTCGCCCATGTGCGAGACGTCGAAGATCCCCGCCTCCTCGCGAACCGCGGTGTGTTCCGTGCGAATCGAGTCGAATTCGACCGGCATGTCCCAGCCGCCAAACTCGGTGAACTTCGCCCCTCGTTCGTCGTGGAGTCCACGCAACGGCGGCGTCTGTAGCGGCATAGTTTGGGGGACACTCCCGGGGTAGTAATGCTTTTTCGTCGGCCGCCGCCGATCCGCGGCGCTCTCGGTGACTCGAGTATCAAAAAACGAACCGCGGGTGGAAACGAGAGTGAACGCCCGATTCGGTTAGTCGGATCGTTCGGTGACTGTCAGGGTGTAGTCGCCGCTGCCGTCCCAGGCATCGACGAGGATGTACAGATCGGTCGACGTGTCGGGGTTGTCGATGACGATCTGCTCGTCGCTCCCCCAGTTGTAGGAGATGTGGTCGTAGTCGCTGGTCGTCGGACACCACGCCCGCCCCTCGTTCGCGTAGAGGTCGAACGTCGCGTTCGTCGGTCCGCTGAGGTCGATGACGACCTCGCTCGGACTGTCGAACTCCCAGGCGTAGGACCAGCAGTCACTGTCCCCGGAGCCGCTCAGCGAGTCCTCGACCGTCGTGGTCTCCTCGTCCGGGTCGTCGGGGTCGTCGGGATCGTCCGGATCCTCG
Above is a genomic segment from Natrononativus amylolyticus containing:
- the gcvH gene encoding glycine cleavage system protein GcvH produces the protein MSFDIPDDRRYMESHEWALETDDGVRVGISDFAQDELGDVVFVELPDEGDELEAETAFGVIESIKAVSDLYAPVSGDVIAVNEALFDAPELVNDDPFGEGWMLEIDPADESELEELLTAAEYEEQVA
- the gcvT gene encoding glycine cleavage system aminomethyltransferase GcvT — its product is MPLQTPPLRGLHDERGAKFTEFGGWDMPVEFDSIRTEHTAVREEAGIFDVSHMGEISVSGPDAEALLQRLTSNDVSALDVGDSQYAAITDADGVIIDDTMIYRLPDDNDGPAYLFVPNAGNDEAMHERWISHRNEWDLEATVDNQTDEYAMFAVQGPNARDLVADAVDEPIGDLGRFEARYATVDGVECWTARTGYTGEDGYEFIVPWGDAETVWSAFDCQPCGLGARDTLRIEAGYLLAGQDFDLESNPRTPYEAGIGFTVKLDTEFVGRDALEAVKEEGVEEKLVGFKLIDRGVPRHGYDVTNPDGRVIGEVTSGTMSPTLEAPIGLGYVPVEYADPGTTLRVVVRGQSKKARVETTPFIDTV